The proteins below come from a single Acaryochloris sp. CCMEE 5410 genomic window:
- a CDS encoding glycosyltransferase, producing the protein MFKNFSQSKRLKIHLLIPNIFGFKGGVQVYSAFFLEALQEIYPFATIDVFLLHDTSQDIASSQVSFLTDTRFHSFGKFKLSFRSWIYAFYLIAYGLFHRPDLIISTHLNFSVVAHRLNQIAGIPFWTIAHGVEAWDITRPDLKNALSKAQKILAVSHYTCDRLIKEQELKSGKISLLHNTFQSKRFQPSPKPDQLLKKHSLHIRQPILLTVCRLCASESYKSYDVVLGALPTILKTIPEAKYFIVGKGDDKSRLEKKIIEMDLQEHVILTGFVPDQDLCDYYNLCDVFVMPSKLEGFGIVYLEALACGKPVIGGNQDGAVDALSKGELGALVDPDDAEEIAETVIQILNRTYPNYLMFQPNKLRSSVIERFGFTSFKRTLRNYLQTEISTLSS; encoded by the coding sequence ATGTTTAAAAATTTCAGTCAATCAAAAAGGCTTAAGATTCATCTTTTGATTCCAAATATTTTTGGATTTAAAGGTGGAGTACAAGTTTACTCAGCTTTTTTTTTGGAAGCACTTCAAGAGATTTATCCATTTGCAACAATAGATGTATTTCTATTGCATGATACTAGTCAAGATATTGCCAGCAGTCAGGTAAGTTTCTTAACTGATACAAGATTTCATTCTTTTGGCAAATTTAAGCTAAGCTTTCGTTCGTGGATTTATGCTTTTTATCTAATAGCATATGGTTTGTTTCATAGACCTGATCTAATAATTTCTACACACCTTAATTTTTCTGTTGTTGCTCACAGGCTAAATCAAATTGCTGGGATTCCTTTCTGGACAATAGCTCACGGAGTAGAGGCATGGGATATCACTCGACCTGATTTGAAAAATGCTTTGAGTAAAGCACAAAAAATATTAGCCGTGAGCCACTATACTTGCGATCGCTTAATTAAGGAGCAAGAATTAAAATCTGGAAAAATCTCTTTACTCCACAACACCTTTCAATCAAAACGCTTTCAGCCTAGTCCTAAACCAGATCAGTTATTAAAAAAGCATAGTTTACATATTAGACAACCCATACTTTTAACCGTATGCCGACTATGTGCCTCTGAATCTTATAAAAGTTACGATGTAGTGCTTGGAGCACTACCCACTATTCTCAAAACAATACCTGAAGCAAAATATTTTATTGTTGGCAAGGGTGATGATAAAAGTCGCCTTGAAAAAAAAATCATTGAGATGGACTTGCAAGAACATGTGATATTAACTGGCTTTGTGCCAGATCAAGACTTATGCGATTATTACAATCTTTGTGATGTGTTTGTAATGCCTAGCAAATTAGAAGGTTTTGGGATTGTCTATTTGGAAGCTCTGGCCTGTGGTAAGCCCGTTATTGGTGGCAATCAAGATGGAGCAGTTGATGCACTAAGCAAAGGTGAATTAGGAGCACTTGTAGACCCTGATGATGCTGAGGAAATTGCCGAAACTGTCATCCAAATCCTTAATAGAACATATCCTAATTACTTAATGTTTCAGCCAAACAAACTACGCTCCTCAGTAATAGAGAGATTTGGATTTACCTCATTTAAGAGGACTTTAAGAAATTATTTACAGACCGAAATATCAACCTTATCTTCATGA
- a CDS encoding sulfotransferase domain-containing protein → MLKTKKKLKYYQNTLPNSLIIGVQKSATTWLSKRLSQHPDIYIFPGEVHYFDNEKNFSKGPEWYSSIFRNSLDKVIRCEKSPDYFWTTCDDVPNEPKDKPLRIKQLIPEAKLILILRNPVTRAISGWNHNVRSGAILPSLDINKIFLPEYSDVVKRHGILSRGLYFKQLSEFLNFFHREQILVLFFESDIIKTPELTLEKTVRFLGANNDFKFKYVHDPENKLASTKLGVWASYYSTGILTKVVHKFDRNILKDFPLPKWKPANPNRETLEKLKEYYNEENIKLSKLIGSLPDDWNY, encoded by the coding sequence ATGTTAAAAACAAAAAAAAAGCTTAAATATTACCAGAATACTTTACCTAATTCTTTGATTATTGGGGTTCAAAAATCTGCTACAACTTGGTTATCAAAACGCCTTTCACAGCATCCAGATATTTATATTTTTCCTGGGGAAGTTCATTATTTTGATAACGAAAAAAATTTTTCTAAGGGACCCGAATGGTATTCATCAATTTTTCGAAATTCACTCGATAAAGTTATTCGATGTGAGAAGTCACCTGACTATTTTTGGACCACATGTGATGATGTTCCGAATGAACCTAAAGATAAACCTCTTCGTATTAAACAGCTAATACCTGAAGCAAAATTAATTCTTATTTTACGAAATCCAGTCACCAGAGCAATATCTGGTTGGAATCACAATGTTAGATCAGGGGCAATTCTTCCTTCTTTGGATATCAACAAGATTTTTTTGCCAGAGTATTCTGATGTGGTCAAGCGCCATGGTATCCTCAGTAGAGGACTTTATTTTAAGCAATTATCAGAATTCTTAAACTTTTTCCATCGCGAACAAATCTTAGTTCTTTTTTTTGAGTCTGATATTATTAAAACTCCTGAACTAACTCTTGAAAAAACCGTAAGATTTTTAGGAGCTAATAATGATTTTAAGTTTAAATACGTCCATGATCCAGAAAACAAGTTGGCTTCTACCAAGCTAGGAGTATGGGCAAGTTACTATTCTACTGGAATCCTAACGAAAGTAGTTCATAAATTTGATAGAAATATTTTAAAGGATTTTCCATTACCTAAATGGAAGCCTGCTAATCCCAATAGAGAGACTCTAGAAAAGCTAAAGGAATATTATAATGAAGAGAATATCAAGCTTTCTAAACTCATTGGTAGTTTGCCTGATGACTGGAATTATTGA
- a CDS encoding sulfotransferase family 2 domain-containing protein, with the protein MLSHKHKIIFVHVPKTAGQSVELFFLQKFEIPWESRGVLLLDKNTDPSKGPFRLAHLTASEYSSLGYVKNEELESYFKFSFVRDPWSRLVSEYKWHGYYRRWSFKDWLYNAFPQPDGTDDWRHVMSQYDYLYDEKGLCLVDFIGHFESLEDDFKVIQTKLGFSLEKLPHVNQTLEQPISIKTSYAKNFARLLWRRIKSKEKFHKTYYDYYDSHTWEWVAKRYAKDIHAFGYTDQLNRFNSISV; encoded by the coding sequence ATGCTTTCTCATAAACATAAAATTATTTTTGTTCACGTACCTAAAACTGCTGGGCAAAGTGTTGAGCTTTTTTTTCTTCAGAAATTTGAGATTCCATGGGAATCGCGAGGTGTTTTATTACTTGATAAAAATACTGATCCAAGTAAGGGACCATTTAGACTTGCTCACTTAACAGCAAGTGAATATAGTTCACTTGGGTATGTCAAAAACGAAGAGTTAGAAAGTTACTTTAAGTTCTCTTTCGTTCGGGATCCATGGTCACGCTTAGTTTCAGAATATAAGTGGCATGGCTATTACAGGAGATGGAGCTTCAAAGATTGGTTGTATAATGCTTTTCCACAACCCGATGGAACTGATGATTGGCGTCACGTAATGTCCCAATATGATTATCTTTATGACGAAAAAGGTTTATGCTTAGTTGATTTTATTGGACACTTTGAAAGTTTAGAAGATGACTTTAAAGTCATACAAACTAAACTAGGTTTTTCACTAGAAAAACTGCCTCATGTCAATCAAACATTAGAACAACCAATTAGCATCAAAACATCGTATGCAAAGAATTTCGCAAGGCTGCTTTGGAGGCGAATTAAGTCCAAAGAAAAATTTCATAAAACATACTATGACTATTATGATTCCCATACTTGGGAATGGGTAGCTAAACGATATGCTAAGGATATCCATGCATTTGGTTATACAGATCAATTGAATAGATTTAATTCTATAAGTGTATAA
- a CDS encoding ABC transporter ATP-binding protein — MKSIFRSSYAATKAKKQNKSLFNDLHNLLSHISKQRRQQLGLLLILMVISAFSEMLSLGAVLPFLNALNNSDQLLKTQQLQPLVNLLKIDKPSQLLMFFAILFAVAVVIANGLRILTINIQSRLAGNISNDISCLLYNRTLLQPYVFHLQHNSSDLINSVMEDTRQLTSRILIPLLIFVTNSLLILALVGGLFLIDWRAALTSAVVLGSAYARLYQIRRKRLQLNSNVLVQSSQQQVKVVQEGLGGIRNVLIGGTQSFFQSAYKKADQPYRQALASNMVIQLTPRYQIEMLAMVVIAILAVWLSRVGNISQTLSVLGALAVGANRLLPLLQQEFVALTFIQGARASLKRILRGLNRPIDPLQLWVPTVGLGVEDELRFENIWFRYSDESSWIFKNLNLRIAAKTTVGFVGSSGSGKSTTADLILGLLSPQKGCISVDGVPLEGERLRQWQQSIAHVPQSIFLMDGTIAENIAFGIPKQEIDFERIIKAARLAQIDEFVNGLPNQYNTNVGERGVRLSGGQRQRIGIARALYNNTSVLIFDEATSALDNQTEEEVMNAIESLSNRFTIILIAHRLSTLRKCDCIFEFSQGQVVAHADFIKLGFKPSTFNEVSSVN; from the coding sequence ATGAAATCTATTTTCAGATCAAGTTATGCCGCCACAAAGGCAAAAAAACAGAATAAGTCATTATTTAATGACTTACATAACTTATTGAGTCATATAAGCAAGCAGCGACGACAACAGTTAGGGCTACTATTGATTTTGATGGTGATTTCTGCTTTTAGCGAAATGCTAAGCTTAGGGGCAGTTTTGCCATTTTTAAATGCATTAAATAACTCGGATCAACTGCTAAAAACTCAACAATTACAGCCTCTTGTTAATCTACTTAAAATCGATAAGCCTTCACAGCTGTTAATGTTCTTTGCAATCTTGTTTGCAGTTGCGGTAGTAATCGCTAACGGACTGAGAATTTTAACTATTAACATTCAGAGTCGTTTGGCTGGGAATATTTCTAACGACATTAGTTGTCTTCTTTATAACAGAACTTTATTACAACCCTATGTGTTCCATTTACAACATAATAGTAGTGATTTGATCAATTCAGTAATGGAGGATACTCGTCAACTAACTAGTAGGATTTTAATCCCCCTGCTGATATTTGTTACTAACAGTTTATTGATTTTGGCACTGGTCGGAGGGCTTTTCTTAATTGATTGGCGCGCAGCTCTGACGAGCGCTGTTGTGTTGGGTTCTGCCTATGCAAGGCTTTATCAAATTCGGCGGAAAAGGTTGCAACTTAACAGCAATGTTCTAGTGCAAAGTAGTCAACAACAGGTCAAGGTAGTTCAAGAAGGGCTGGGAGGAATCCGGAATGTACTGATCGGAGGAACTCAAAGTTTTTTCCAATCAGCTTATAAGAAGGCAGATCAGCCCTATCGGCAAGCTCTTGCATCGAACATGGTTATCCAATTGACGCCTCGCTATCAGATTGAGATGTTGGCCATGGTCGTAATTGCCATTTTGGCTGTCTGGTTGAGTAGGGTAGGGAATATAAGTCAAACTTTGTCAGTGCTAGGAGCTTTAGCTGTAGGAGCAAATCGACTGCTACCCCTGTTACAACAGGAATTTGTTGCACTGACTTTTATCCAGGGGGCACGAGCTTCTTTAAAGCGGATCCTTAGAGGGTTAAATCGTCCAATAGATCCTTTGCAATTGTGGGTACCGACGGTCGGACTGGGGGTTGAAGATGAATTAAGGTTTGAGAATATTTGGTTTCGCTACAGTGATGAGAGCAGTTGGATTTTTAAAAATTTGAATTTAAGAATTGCAGCAAAGACAACTGTTGGTTTTGTTGGTAGTTCAGGTAGTGGCAAGAGTACGACAGCTGATTTAATTTTGGGTTTGTTGAGCCCTCAAAAAGGCTGTATTTCAGTAGATGGAGTTCCATTAGAAGGAGAAAGATTGCGGCAGTGGCAGCAGAGTATTGCACATGTACCGCAAAGTATTTTTTTGATGGATGGAACGATCGCAGAGAATATCGCTTTTGGCATACCTAAACAAGAGATTGATTTTGAGCGTATTATCAAAGCGGCTAGGCTAGCGCAAATCGATGAATTTGTTAATGGATTACCCAATCAGTACAACACTAATGTAGGAGAACGTGGAGTTCGTCTATCAGGCGGACAGCGGCAGCGGATTGGGATTGCGCGCGCGTTATATAACAATACATCAGTACTTATTTTTGATGAGGCGACTAGCGCGTTAGACAATCAGACAGAAGAAGAGGTTATGAATGCAATAGAAAGTTTAAGTAATCGCTTCACCATTATCCTGATTGCCCACAGATTAAGTACGCTTAGGAAATGCGATTGCATTTTTGAGTTTAGTCAAGGACAAGTTGTTGCTCATGCTGATTTCATAAAATTAGGCTTTAAACCTTCTACTTTTAACGAAGTTTCATCAGTTAATTAG
- a CDS encoding glycosyltransferase family 4 protein, producing the protein MTRKNAVHTNHPSTSQVKKVEHEFPVSRNTRLGVFTQFFPPDYAPTGQLIDELTQHLSHQDIKINVFSGQPGYAFRSDQSAPLKEFRNSVLVKRSRTAQLWPQQIRGKAINGLLFFIRAGLHLLRSSWKYDVILLTTAPPFLPILGYLASLILRKPYVCLIYDLYPDIAIELNVVRNNHFLAKFWRQVNYHVWKNASAIIVLSRAMKKRVIRQCPDIKGKISVIHSWADPKQISPIPKEKNWFSWKYQLVDVFTVIYSGNMGRCHDMDTLLDAITRLRDEPIRFVFIGGGAKRPDMINKVNKLNLNNCLFLPYQDKTVLPYSLTAGNLSLVSISSGMQDLVAPSKVYSALSSGRPIAAVCPKNSYLNELIADAKCGTTFENGDSKGLADFILYLQKDQRITEELGKNAYNYLEEHFTPQIISKEYFKVVNQSLLNREIHQHKRNWQGFNPDIDANTEI; encoded by the coding sequence ATGACACGAAAGAATGCTGTACATACGAATCATCCCTCTACTAGTCAGGTTAAAAAGGTTGAACATGAATTTCCAGTTTCTAGGAATACTCGACTCGGTGTTTTTACCCAGTTCTTCCCTCCTGACTATGCACCAACTGGGCAGCTAATTGATGAATTAACTCAGCATTTATCTCATCAAGATATTAAGATCAATGTTTTTAGTGGACAACCCGGATATGCATTTCGTTCAGATCAATCCGCTCCATTAAAAGAATTTAGAAACAGTGTTTTAGTTAAGCGATCTAGGACGGCTCAACTTTGGCCACAACAAATTCGTGGCAAGGCTATTAATGGCCTTTTATTTTTTATCCGTGCTGGTTTACATTTACTTCGTTCTTCCTGGAAGTATGATGTCATCCTACTAACAACAGCTCCACCTTTTTTGCCTATATTAGGGTATTTAGCTTCGCTTATTTTAAGGAAGCCTTATGTTTGCCTAATTTATGATCTTTACCCTGATATTGCAATTGAACTAAATGTCGTTAGGAATAATCACTTCTTAGCAAAGTTTTGGCGTCAAGTTAACTACCATGTTTGGAAAAATGCCAGCGCGATTATCGTTTTAAGCCGGGCAATGAAGAAAAGAGTTATTCGGCAATGTCCTGATATCAAGGGGAAAATTTCAGTGATTCATAGCTGGGCCGATCCGAAGCAAATTTCACCTATTCCTAAAGAAAAAAACTGGTTTTCATGGAAATACCAGTTAGTTGATGTATTTACAGTAATTTATTCCGGCAATATGGGACGTTGTCATGATATGGACACGTTGTTAGATGCTATAACTCGTCTACGAGATGAACCCATCCGATTTGTGTTTATTGGAGGGGGAGCTAAGCGCCCGGACATGATTAATAAAGTAAATAAGCTCAATCTAAATAACTGCTTGTTTTTACCATACCAAGATAAAACTGTATTACCTTACTCATTAACAGCTGGAAATTTGTCCTTAGTAAGTATTAGTTCTGGTATGCAAGATCTGGTAGCTCCAAGCAAGGTTTATTCAGCTTTGTCTTCAGGGCGGCCCATTGCAGCTGTTTGTCCAAAAAACTCATATTTGAATGAGTTAATTGCAGATGCAAAATGTGGAACAACTTTTGAAAATGGAGATAGTAAAGGGTTGGCTGATTTCATTCTTTACTTGCAAAAAGATCAGAGAATAACTGAAGAGTTAGGGAAAAACGCTTACAATTATTTAGAAGAACATTTCACGCCTCAGATAATTTCTAAGGAATACTTCAAGGTTGTAAACCAATCCTTACTAAACAGAGAGATACATCAGCATAAACGAAACTGGCAAGGTTTTAATCCAGACATTGATGCTAATACTGAAATATAG
- a CDS encoding nucleotidyltransferase family protein produces MLLVQKPKKSYLIESEFSFLLACLNREDLFRQQYGSDIQISNEFDWPYFLRLARFHKVVPLIYQRLKNAGENQVPSYVLSTLRQQSCAIALKNSFHTQELIQVLDMFARYQIPVIPFKGPTLTQMVYGNMGMRPFCDLDLWVRKQDFDTSLKLLIDAGYQSPYLRQTWRRSMFLRWINSFHCGVMAHELPLGRKHQDHHLFIDLHRQISKYFQFSFDEILRRSKPITLQGDTVMSLEAEDSLLIMCVHGSQDGWNKLQSICDVAFILKSHPQLNINEVVFRSKEAYCTRRLLLGLSLTAEFFEIHLPAEVNQLISQDRGLLLLINNVLTRLAQQPGQNRTWQGKLQVLFMKLGMLERFVDRSKFLLNFVWSFFIAKCHQITKPDHAVSKVV; encoded by the coding sequence ATGCTGCTAGTTCAGAAACCCAAAAAATCCTATCTGATTGAATCAGAATTTAGTTTTCTACTGGCTTGTCTAAATCGAGAGGACCTATTTCGGCAACAGTATGGTTCTGATATTCAGATTAGCAATGAATTTGATTGGCCATATTTTCTAAGGCTTGCACGATTTCACAAGGTCGTTCCTTTGATTTATCAACGGCTTAAAAATGCTGGTGAAAATCAAGTGCCGTCTTATGTATTGTCCACGCTAAGGCAACAATCTTGTGCCATTGCACTAAAAAATTCTTTCCATACCCAAGAACTGATTCAAGTTTTGGATATGTTCGCTCGGTATCAGATCCCTGTAATCCCCTTTAAAGGTCCAACGCTTACCCAGATGGTCTATGGAAATATGGGTATGCGTCCTTTCTGTGACTTAGATTTATGGGTTAGAAAGCAAGATTTTGATACCTCTCTGAAGCTATTAATAGATGCTGGTTATCAGTCTCCTTATTTACGTCAGACCTGGAGACGCTCAATGTTCTTGAGGTGGATTAACTCTTTTCACTGTGGGGTGATGGCTCACGAACTTCCTTTAGGTCGGAAGCATCAAGATCATCATTTATTTATTGATTTGCATAGACAAATATCCAAGTATTTCCAATTCTCTTTTGATGAAATTTTGAGACGATCTAAACCCATAACATTGCAGGGAGATACTGTTATGAGTTTGGAAGCTGAAGATTCACTATTGATAATGTGTGTGCATGGCTCTCAAGATGGCTGGAATAAATTGCAATCGATTTGTGATGTTGCTTTTATACTTAAATCCCATCCTCAGTTGAATATAAATGAAGTAGTTTTTCGATCTAAAGAAGCGTACTGTACCCGTCGACTTCTACTAGGTCTATCTTTAACCGCTGAGTTCTTTGAGATTCATCTGCCTGCAGAAGTTAATCAACTGATTAGTCAGGATAGAGGGTTGCTACTCTTAATCAATAACGTTCTAACTCGGCTTGCTCAACAGCCAGGGCAGAACAGAACTTGGCAGGGAAAATTACAAGTATTGTTCATGAAATTGGGGATGTTAGAACGATTCGTTGATCGAAGTAAATTTCTGCTTAACTTTGTTTGGTCCTTTTTTATTGCCAAGTGCCACCAAATAACGAAACCTGATCATGCTGTTTCCAAAGTAGTTTGA